A genomic stretch from Ursus arctos isolate Adak ecotype North America unplaced genomic scaffold, UrsArc2.0 scaffold_21, whole genome shotgun sequence includes:
- the LOC125282635 gene encoding olfactory receptor 6C2-like has translation MRNSTVTTFILLGLTDDPPLQVLIFIFLFLTYMLSITGNLTIISLILLDSHLKTPMYYFLQNFSFLEISFTSACLPRYLYNIATGDRVITYNACASQVFFTDLFGVTEFFLLAAMSYDRYVAICKPLHYVTVMSGTFCRRCVFCCWVAGLFIIIPPLSLGLNLEFCDSNTIDHFLCDASPLLKISCSDTWFMEQTVIICAVLTLLMTLMCVVLSYIYIIKTILGFPSDHQKKKAFSTCSSHMIVVSITYGSCIFIYIKPSAKESVATNKGVTVLATSVAPVLNPFIYTLRNKQVKQAFSNSIRRIVIFSRK, from the coding sequence ATGAGAAACAGCACAGTAACTACATTCATTCTGCTGGGACTGACAGATGACCCTCCACTGcaggttttgatttttatctttctcttcctcacctATATGTTGAGCATAACTGGGAACCTGACTATCATCTCCCTCATCTTATTGGATTCCCACCTTAAAACACCCATGTACTACTTCCTACAAAATTTCTCCTTCTTGGAGATCTCATTCACATCTGCTTGTCTTCCCAGGTACTTGTATAACATAGCCACAGGTGACAGGGTCATTACTTACAATGCCTGTGCCAGCCAGGTATTTTTTACTGACCTCTTCGGTGTAACCGAATTTTTTCTCCTGGCAgccatgtcctatgaccgctatgtggccatctgcaaacccctGCATTACGTGACCGTCATGAGTGGCACATTCTGCAGAAGATGTGTTTTCTGTTGCTGGGTAGCTGGTCTATTTATTATAATCCCCCCACTTAGCCTAGGCCTCAATCTGGAATTCTGTGATTCTAATACCATTGATCATTTTCTCTGTGATGCATCTCCCCTCCTGAAAATCTCTTGTTCAGATACGTGGTTCATGGAACAGACTGTTATAATCTGTGCTGTGCTGACCCTCCTCATGACACTTATGTGTGTAGTTCTGTCTTACATTTATATCATCAAGACAATTTTAGGATTCCCTTCTGACCACCAAAAGAAAAAGGCCTTTTCCACCTGTTCTTCCCACATGATTGTGGTTTCTATCACCTATGGCAGCTGCATCTTCATCTACATCAAACCTTCAGCGAAGGAGTCGGTGGCCACGAATAAGGGTGTGACGGTGCTCGCTACCTCTGTCGCTCCAGTGCTGAACCCTTTCATTTATACACTGAGGAACAAGCAAGTCAAACAAGCCTTCAGTAACTCAATCAGAAGAATTGTGATATTTTCCAGGAAATAA